Genomic segment of Candidatus Zixiibacteriota bacterium:
TCTGAACCGATTGAGAGGGTTCCGCCGGGAAGATTGAATATCCTCGCGGGATGAATTGTCATTTTCTGAATTGCATCTCCCCAGTCCAAATAGCCTTTGTCAATGAGGTACGTTTTCACAAGCCCCACTGTTGTTTCGAGTCCGATCATACCGGCCGGAGCCTGATCAAACTCGGAGTCTTTGCTTTCATCAGAATGCGGGGCATGGTCTGAGGCAATGCAATCGATAGTGCCATCAACTAAACCCTCGATTACCGCCGCCACATCGTCTGCCGTCCGCAGCGGAGGATTGACACGTAAATTCGTGCTGAACTCTTTTCCTATCTCTTCATCAGTCAAAACAAAATGGTGCGGGCAGGCTTCAGTTGTGACAAGAATCCCTTCGCGCTTGGCCTGCCTGATAGCATCGACCGCGCGGCGAGTGGAAATATGTTGAATATGAAGTCTCGCGCCGGTGAGTCTGCAAAGGGCAAGGTCACGCAGGACTGCAATCTCCTCCCCTACAGCGGGCGCGCCTTTGAGTCCAAGTCGTGTGGATTCAAACGATTCATTCATCACCCCGCCAGCGCAGAGATACTGATCCTCGGCATGCTGCATAACCGGGATATTGAACATTTTGGAATACTCCATCGCGTTGCGCATGATCTCAGGATTCTGGACATAATGGCCGTCATCGGTTATCGCAACCGCGCCCATTTTGACCAGATCGCCGATTTCGGAAAGCTGTTTCCCTTCGATATTTTGGGTGATCGCGCCGACCACATAGACCCGGGCATTTGCATTCTTCGCTCTGTCTTGCACAAATTTGACTGTCTCCTGACTGTCAATTCGCGGTGTTGTGTTGGGCATACAGCAAACCGAAGTAAATCCTCCGGCGGCGGCGGCGTTGCATCCGCTTTCGACCGTTTCGGCGTCCTCCCGACCCGGTTCACGGAGATGGACATGGCAGTCTATAAGTCCCGGCACCACTAATTTTCCGGTTGCA
This window contains:
- a CDS encoding dihydroorotase, with product MASKKYDFVIKGGRVIDPALGFSNDAHLFIKDGKIAGIEKNSVAIQKMISGLDYDQIIDATGKLVVPGLIDCHVHLREPGREDAETVESGCNAAAAGGFTSVCCMPNTTPRIDSQETVKFVQDRAKNANARVYVVGAITQNIEGKQLSEIGDLVKMGAVAITDDGHYVQNPEIMRNAMEYSKMFNIPVMQHAEDQYLCAGGVMNESFESTRLGLKGAPAVGEEIAVLRDLALCRLTGARLHIQHISTRRAVDAIRQAKREGILVTTEACPHHFVLTDEEIGKEFSTNLRVNPPLRTADDVAAVIEGLVDGTIDCIASDHAPHSDESKDSEFDQAPAGMIGLETTVGLVKTYLIDKGYLDWGDAIQKMTIHPARIFNLPGGTLSIGSEADITIIDPDKKWTVSREKFRSRSKNSPFVGYKLSGQVVRTILNGRTVFEL